In one window of bacterium DNA:
- a CDS encoding HD domain-containing protein codes for MERLVNCCNSRALLDYVKRHCPELLDTIFDDLDPYFETVGNVEEYLRDEHNWISQQVMTKLFERIRLHVGEPEVAREIGHESIIYRSFGYIENIFIKVIGHPYLSIRRAAAINEKFNKTKEVIVVESDWAHAIVRLKWFENIGSTKDICLYNLGIYESIPTIWGLPLGKLTEYKCQFSGDEYCEFRLEWDKKSILALVFGLFTERRQILKDSLAELEREKKLLERKYLEVAHLNIELNRRINRLTSLNASSKATASILDTDNLLEVVMSLIQTVMHFDRSIIMLVDEKNDTLVPVKISGGYSDNVRKLSGYSIPLKRTQNILARVVDTGTAQIIPDVDSSFLRKENLILKEFHPRSFVAVPLITHNKVIGVMAAERNEGLKDFTSDDLEYVMNFCNQIAISLDNARLMEDMKQSFVSSILSLASALEAKDPYTRGHSNRVAFYTTLIARKMEMEEEHIEKIRLMALMHDIGKIGIPDSIIHKRGKLTNNEFNYIRRHPMVGLRIIEPLLAYNPLIGLMKSHHERYDGLGYPDGLSGKNIPLEARIMAVADSFDAMTTNRPYRAALTREEALDELQKNRGFQFCPKIVDVFTEIVSSMPVEHLDFIINGLNEPDAFEYVYNNGSILPKL; via the coding sequence GTGGAGCGTTTGGTAAACTGTTGTAATTCAAGGGCTTTGCTGGATTATGTAAAAAGGCACTGTCCCGAGCTTCTCGATACCATTTTTGACGATCTCGATCCCTATTTCGAGACGGTCGGAAATGTTGAGGAATATCTCCGTGACGAGCATAACTGGATATCGCAGCAGGTCATGACGAAGCTCTTCGAACGAATCCGTCTCCATGTGGGCGAACCCGAGGTTGCCCGTGAGATTGGCCATGAATCCATAATCTACAGAAGCTTCGGGTATATTGAAAATATCTTTATCAAGGTAATCGGCCACCCGTACCTCTCTATCCGTCGCGCCGCTGCAATCAATGAGAAGTTCAACAAAACGAAAGAGGTTATTGTGGTCGAGTCCGACTGGGCTCATGCGATTGTGCGCCTCAAGTGGTTCGAAAACATAGGCTCGACGAAAGATATCTGCCTTTACAATCTCGGGATATATGAATCTATTCCGACAATATGGGGACTTCCCCTCGGTAAATTGACAGAATACAAATGCCAGTTCAGCGGTGATGAGTATTGCGAATTCAGGCTGGAATGGGACAAGAAATCAATTCTCGCGCTCGTATTCGGGCTTTTTACGGAACGCCGTCAGATTCTGAAAGATTCACTCGCGGAACTCGAGCGGGAAAAAAAGCTGCTCGAACGCAAGTACCTTGAGGTCGCTCATCTCAACATTGAGCTCAACAGGCGTATCAACCGTCTGACCTCGCTCAATGCATCGTCCAAGGCCACGGCATCCATTCTCGATACGGATAATCTTCTCGAGGTTGTGATGTCCCTCATCCAGACCGTCATGCATTTTGACCGCTCCATCATCATGCTCGTGGACGAGAAAAATGATACGCTTGTTCCGGTCAAGATATCCGGCGGCTACAGTGACAATGTCAGGAAACTCAGCGGCTATTCCATACCGCTCAAACGAACCCAGAACATTCTTGCCCGGGTAGTCGATACCGGAACAGCACAGATCATCCCCGATGTCGATTCGTCGTTTCTGCGAAAAGAAAATCTCATTCTCAAGGAATTCCATCCCCGGTCATTCGTTGCGGTCCCGCTTATAACGCATAACAAGGTCATCGGTGTAATGGCCGCGGAGCGGAACGAGGGATTGAAGGATTTCACATCGGATGATCTCGAGTATGTCATGAATTTCTGTAACCAGATTGCGATTTCCCTCGATAATGCCCGTCTTATGGAAGACATGAAACAGTCGTTCGTTTCGTCCATACTCTCGCTCGCTTCCGCTCTCGAAGCAAAGGACCCCTACACCCGCGGCCATTCGAACAGGGTTGCCTTTTACACGACCCTTATAGCCCGAAAAATGGAGATGGAAGAAGAGCACATCGAAAAAATCCGTCTCATGGCGCTCATGCATGATATCGGTAAAATCGGCATACCCGATTCTATAATTCACAAACGGGGCAAACTCACCAATAATGAGTTCAATTATATAAGGCGCCATCCCATGGTCGGGCTCCGTATCATTGAACCCCTGCTTGCCTACAATCCCCTTATCGGACTGATGAAAAGTCATCATGAGCGTTATGACGGCCTGGGATATCCGGACGGACTTTCCGGCAAGAACATCCCGCTCGAAGCCCGTATTATGGCTGTTGCCGATTCCTTTGACGCGATGACAACGAACCGTCCCTACCGAGCCGCCCTGACCCGTGAGGAGGCGCTCGATGAATTGCAAAAGAACAGGGGATTTCAGTTCTGTCCGAAAATCGTTGATGTATTTACGGAAATTGTATCATCCATGCCTGTGGAACATCTTGATTTTATTATAAATGGCCTTAATGAACCGGACGCCTTCGAGTATGTGTACAATAACGGAAGCATTTTACCGAAATTATAA
- a CDS encoding cold-shock protein, with amino-acid sequence MALGKVKWFNEVKGFGFITMDDGKDAFVHYTGITGDGFKTLNEGDDVEFEVTDGPKGLQAVNVHRMK; translated from the coding sequence ATGGCACTAGGTAAAGTAAAATGGTTCAACGAAGTTAAGGGTTTTGGGTTCATTACAATGGATGATGGGAAAGACGCATTCGTTCATTACACTGGAATTACGGGAGATGGATTCAAGACACTCAATGAAGGCGACGACGTGGAATTTGAAGTAACAGACGGTCCAAAAGGACTTCAGGCTGTCAATGTGCATCGAATGAAGTGA
- a CDS encoding cold-shock protein: MALGKVKWFNEVKGFGFIIVDDGKEVFVHYTGIKGEGFKTLNEGDSVEFELTETPKGLQAVNVQRVSQ; encoded by the coding sequence ATGGCACTAGGTAAAGTAAAGTGGTTTAACGAAGTGAAAGGTTTTGGATTTATCATCGTGGACGATGGGAAGGAAGTGTTCGTCCATTACACCGGAATTAAAGGTGAGGGATTCAAAACTCTTAACGAGGGTGACAGTGTGGAATTTGAACTCACCGAGACACCCAAGGGACTTCAGGCGGTGAATGTGCAGCGGGTAAGTCAATGA
- a CDS encoding cold shock domain-containing protein, translating to MVGGTVKWFNEVKGYGFITMDDGKEVFVHYSGIKGDGFRTLGEGDAVEFEVTEGPKGLQAVNVQRAKKP from the coding sequence ATGGTAGGTGGTACAGTAAAATGGTTCAATGAAGTTAAAGGATATGGCTTCATTACGATGGATGACGGGAAAGAGGTTTTTGTCCATTACTCCGGAATAAAGGGTGATGGATTCCGTACGCTCGGCGAAGGCGATGCCGTGGAATTCGAAGTCACCGAAGGTCCAAAAGGACTTCAGGCGGTAAACGTACAGCGGGCGAAAAAACCATGA
- a CDS encoding ABC transporter ATP-binding protein/permease, with the protein MTKQFFRIARYMYRYKILVFIGFTCSLGYAALNAFSVYLVGPFMKTLFLMNKEMPVTVTAPDQTIRSMTFFARLKTFFQTMFDGFLGQGTPREVLTRLCMLIVISIVIKNIFSYLQGYVMAYVEQGTISNLREDIYTAYHRLPLRFFQKRKTGDMISRVINDCNTINENLNNSFINIMKEPINIIMILVVMILMSWRLTFFTFLIAPPSLYIIRRIGKKLRRRTVRTQSCIAAITSILEETFSGIRVVKAFSMGKFEVERFNTANRAYFKSLIRLVQMRRLSPPVTEVLGVGMAVAVLWIGGIMVLEYKMLDPGDFLAFLTLLFILMQSAKRMSEVTVKIQVGVAATDRVFEIIDYPRDILDPPDPRFLDKLSEKIVFDNVWYEYDPGVPVLKGIDLVIRKGETIAIVGPSGGGKSTMLDLIPRFFDPIRGSVMIDGHDIREYRVEDLRHLFGIVTQETILFHDTIRSNIAYGRPDIPLEDIIDAAKTANAHDFIMEFEKGYDTIIGDRGTKLSGGQKQRLVIARAILKNPPVLLFDEATSALDSGAEAEVQAAIEKLMRGRTSLVIAHRLSTIQSATRIVVLDRGRIVETGTHQELYGKKGVYRRLYDLQYANAVHSY; encoded by the coding sequence GTGACAAAGCAGTTTTTCCGTATAGCCCGTTACATGTATCGATATAAAATCCTCGTTTTCATAGGATTTACATGTTCTCTCGGATATGCGGCGCTCAACGCTTTCAGCGTTTATCTCGTGGGCCCGTTCATGAAGACGCTCTTTCTCATGAACAAGGAAATGCCGGTGACGGTTACCGCCCCGGATCAGACCATCCGCTCCATGACCTTTTTCGCCCGCCTCAAAACATTTTTCCAGACGATGTTCGACGGTTTTCTGGGACAGGGCACCCCCCGGGAAGTGCTGACGCGGCTCTGTATGCTCATAGTAATCTCCATTGTAATAAAAAATATATTTTCCTATCTTCAGGGTTATGTCATGGCCTATGTCGAGCAGGGAACGATCAGTAACCTCCGCGAGGATATTTATACCGCGTATCATCGTTTACCGCTCCGTTTTTTCCAGAAACGGAAAACCGGCGACATGATCAGCCGTGTCATCAATGACTGCAACACCATCAACGAGAATCTCAATAACTCATTTATAAACATAATGAAAGAGCCTATCAACATCATCATGATTCTTGTGGTGATGATTCTCATGAGCTGGCGGCTTACATTTTTTACTTTCCTCATTGCCCCTCCGAGTTTATATATTATCAGACGTATAGGGAAAAAACTCCGCCGTCGCACGGTGCGCACTCAGAGCTGCATCGCGGCGATAACATCTATTCTGGAGGAAACATTTTCCGGTATCAGGGTTGTCAAGGCTTTTTCCATGGGTAAATTTGAAGTTGAGCGTTTCAATACTGCAAACAGGGCATATTTCAAGTCGCTGATCCGTCTGGTTCAGATGAGACGGCTTTCTCCCCCGGTGACCGAGGTTCTCGGTGTCGGTATGGCGGTAGCTGTGCTCTGGATCGGCGGTATCATGGTGCTTGAATACAAAATGCTCGATCCCGGGGATTTTCTTGCGTTTCTTACCCTCCTGTTCATCCTCATGCAGAGCGCGAAACGGATGAGCGAGGTCACCGTGAAGATTCAGGTCGGTGTCGCCGCAACCGATCGTGTTTTTGAAATTATCGATTATCCCCGCGATATCCTCGATCCGCCCGATCCGCGTTTCCTTGACAAATTAAGTGAAAAAATCGTTTTTGATAATGTATGGTATGAATACGATCCCGGAGTGCCCGTTCTGAAAGGTATCGACCTGGTTATCAGGAAAGGCGAAACCATCGCCATTGTTGGGCCTTCGGGCGGCGGTAAATCGACCATGCTCGACCTTATTCCCCGGTTTTTCGATCCGATCCGGGGTTCGGTCATGATTGACGGACATGATATCAGGGAATACCGTGTAGAGGACCTGCGCCATCTCTTCGGCATTGTAACGCAGGAGACGATTCTGTTCCATGACACCATACGATCGAATATTGCCTACGGGCGTCCCGATATTCCGCTTGAGGATATTATCGATGCGGCAAAAACCGCCAATGCCCATGATTTTATCATGGAGTTCGAGAAGGGGTACGATACCATAATCGGCGACAGGGGAACCAAGCTCTCGGGCGGCCAGAAGCAGCGGCTCGTCATCGCCCGTGCCATACTCAAGAATCCGCCGGTGCTCCTGTTCGACGAGGCAACGTCAGCGCTCGATTCAGGCGCTGAAGCCGAAGTGCAGGCAGCGATTGAAAAACTCATGCGGGGCAGAACCTCGCTTGTCATAGCGCACCGTCTTTCGACCATTCAGTCGGCGACGAGGATAGTCGTTCTGGACCGGGGACGGATAGTCGAAACGGGTACGCATCAGGAACTCTATGGGAAAAAGGGTGTATACCGGCGCTTGTATGATCTTCAATATGCAAACGCGGTACATTCGTACTGA
- a CDS encoding ABC transporter ATP-binding protein has translation MVKIELIGLRKYFGGKPVLRDVNLVVHEGETLVVIGRSGCGKSVMLKHMVGLMKPDAGRVFVGGEDIIGLNEHQLFRIRNKIGFLFQGGALLDSLTVGENVGLGLSEHLAFTPSEIQRIVSEKLNMVGMGGIEKYMPSDLSGGMKKRVALARAIAMNPEIVMYDEPTTGLDPIMADSINELIIFLKKMLNITSVVVTHDMSSVRKIADRVAMLHNGEIVFTGTPEELDATDNEVVRQFVEGRVEGPIKLAVKRYITEYDGQGSDTDFRTRRIREDITQ, from the coding sequence ATGGTTAAAATTGAACTCATAGGTTTACGGAAATACTTCGGCGGCAAACCGGTGCTCCGTGACGTGAATCTCGTTGTCCACGAAGGTGAAACCCTTGTGGTCATAGGACGGTCCGGGTGCGGAAAGAGCGTTATGCTCAAGCACATGGTCGGACTCATGAAACCCGATGCGGGGAGAGTGTTTGTGGGCGGCGAAGATATAATCGGATTAAACGAGCACCAGTTATTCAGAATCCGGAATAAAATCGGGTTTCTTTTCCAGGGCGGAGCTCTTCTCGATTCGCTTACAGTCGGCGAAAACGTAGGACTGGGACTTTCGGAACACCTTGCCTTTACTCCCTCGGAAATTCAGCGTATCGTATCTGAAAAACTCAACATGGTAGGCATGGGCGGAATTGAAAAATACATGCCCTCGGATTTGTCAGGCGGCATGAAAAAAAGAGTCGCCCTGGCGCGCGCTATTGCCATGAATCCTGAAATCGTCATGTATGATGAACCCACGACGGGGCTCGACCCGATCATGGCGGATTCCATTAATGAACTTATCATATTCCTGAAGAAAATGCTCAATATAACGTCGGTGGTGGTTACCCACGATATGTCGAGTGTCCGGAAGATAGCTGACCGTGTGGCGATGCTCCATAACGGGGAGATTGTCTTTACCGGGACACCGGAAGAACTCGATGCGACAGATAACGAGGTAGTCCGGCAGTTCGTCGAAGGACGTGTGGAAGGCCCCATCAAGCTTGCGGTCAAGCGGTATATAACTGAGTATGACGGTCAGGGATCGGATACCGATTTCAGGACAAGAAGAATCAGAGAGGATATAACCCAGTGA
- a CDS encoding ABC transporter permease, whose product MTVLIRAYTRFAAWLADIIIKPVYELGDVMIFIGKLITTVPSIPKSRRLILDSMLEIGVHSIPIAFVISVFAGATTAWQSNYQLEEYMSMRYLGTAVSKSLILELGPVLTGLVVAGRVGASIAASLGAMRVTEQIDALSTMAIDPVRYLVLPRVIAAMVMVPMLTIYSVFFGIIGGMFVSMKFLGISKGIFIFGLKHYFYYTDVMVCLVKAMVFGTGISILGCYHGFNTTGGAEGVGKAAIKAFVYSAIFILLSDFVIAAIAF is encoded by the coding sequence ATGACCGTATTGATAAGAGCATATACCCGTTTTGCCGCCTGGCTGGCCGATATTATCATAAAGCCGGTTTATGAGCTTGGTGATGTGATGATTTTTATCGGCAAGCTCATAACGACGGTACCGAGCATACCGAAAAGCCGCAGGCTCATTCTGGATTCCATGCTGGAAATCGGGGTACACTCGATCCCTATCGCTTTTGTGATTTCCGTGTTTGCCGGAGCGACCACCGCCTGGCAGTCGAATTACCAGCTTGAAGAGTATATGAGCATGCGGTATCTCGGGACCGCGGTGTCGAAATCGCTCATTCTCGAGCTCGGGCCCGTGCTGACAGGGCTTGTTGTGGCAGGCCGTGTGGGAGCATCCATAGCCGCTTCGCTTGGCGCGATGCGGGTGACCGAACAGATAGACGCCCTCTCGACCATGGCCATCGATCCGGTCAGGTATCTCGTTCTTCCCCGCGTCATTGCAGCGATGGTCATGGTACCCATGCTGACGATTTACAGTGTGTTTTTCGGCATCATCGGCGGAATGTTCGTTTCGATGAAATTTCTTGGAATTTCAAAAGGAATATTTATATTCGGACTTAAGCATTATTTTTACTATACTGATGTAATGGTATGTCTTGTTAAAGCCATGGTTTTCGGAACAGGGATAAGCATTTTAGGCTGCTATCACGGATTCAACACGACCGGAGGCGCCGAGGGAGTCGGTAAAGCGGCGATCAAGGCGTTTGTCTATTCGGCGATATTCATACTCCTGAGCGATTTCGTGATCGCGGCGATAGCGTTTTAA
- the dnaB gene encoding replicative DNA helicase, with protein MAERTTVTLDRTPPQAPDIERAVLGSMLIDREAVGKAIELINEECFYKPIHQVLYRVLTDLYDRNIPIDQLTVAEHLRQRGQLDTIGGEPAIASLMNETGSSANIDYHCQILKEKSLLRKIITVTSSVQNMCFDEKANALNVMDTLEANVFQLFGLRHSKSSEPFSDIVFKAHKEILHKAEAKDFITGVDTGFTQLNKITGGWQKSDFIILAGRPSMGKTALALDLAKNAAAKNVPVGLFSLEMSSTQLVMRLLFNEARFDGSTLSTEKKKPEDWTRLNDACSRLLNYPVFIDDTPGLSSMELSAKAKRLKAEYNIGLIIVDYLQLMEGTSKESRQQEISSISRNLKGLAKELEIPVIALSQLSRALEQRSGDHRPQLADLRESGAIEQDADLVMFIYRASVYGLSAEYTILEEHIPQDQVAEVIIRKHRNGPIGTILLHWTKEHTRFGEFSYVSTDDYF; from the coding sequence ATGGCTGAACGTACTACCGTAACTCTGGATCGCACACCGCCCCAGGCGCCGGATATCGAGCGGGCGGTTCTTGGCTCGATGCTTATCGACCGTGAGGCTGTCGGGAAGGCAATCGAGCTTATCAACGAGGAGTGTTTCTACAAACCCATCCATCAGGTATTATACAGGGTTCTGACCGATCTCTATGACCGTAACATCCCCATCGACCAGCTCACGGTCGCCGAACATCTCCGTCAGAGGGGACAGCTCGACACTATCGGCGGGGAACCCGCGATCGCATCCCTCATGAATGAAACCGGGAGCTCGGCAAACATCGATTATCACTGCCAGATTCTCAAAGAAAAATCCCTCCTGAGAAAAATAATCACCGTCACATCATCCGTCCAGAACATGTGTTTCGATGAAAAGGCAAACGCCCTGAATGTCATGGATACACTCGAAGCGAATGTTTTCCAGCTTTTCGGGCTCCGTCACTCGAAGTCCAGCGAGCCTTTTTCCGACATCGTATTCAAGGCGCACAAGGAAATCCTTCACAAGGCCGAAGCCAAGGATTTCATCACCGGAGTGGATACGGGATTCACCCAGCTCAACAAGATCACGGGGGGATGGCAGAAATCGGATTTCATCATCCTTGCCGGAAGACCGTCGATGGGTAAAACGGCGCTGGCGCTCGATCTTGCCAAGAACGCGGCAGCCAAGAACGTGCCTGTCGGTCTGTTCAGCCTTGAAATGTCCTCCACGCAGCTTGTGATGCGATTGCTTTTCAATGAAGCACGGTTTGACGGATCGACGCTTTCGACCGAGAAAAAGAAGCCCGAAGACTGGACCCGGCTCAACGATGCCTGCTCACGTCTGCTCAACTATCCCGTTTTCATCGATGACACCCCCGGGCTTTCGAGCATGGAACTGAGCGCAAAAGCGAAACGGCTCAAAGCGGAATACAACATCGGGCTCATCATCGTGGATTATCTTCAGCTCATGGAGGGAACGAGCAAGGAATCGAGGCAGCAGGAGATTTCTTCCATATCACGGAATCTCAAGGGGCTGGCAAAGGAGCTCGAAATACCGGTTATCGCGCTGAGCCAGCTTTCGCGGGCGCTCGAACAGCGGAGCGGCGATCACAGGCCGCAGCTTGCCGACCTCAGAGAATCCGGGGCGATAGAGCAGGATGCCGACCTGGTCATGTTCATTTACCGGGCGTCTGTGTATGGTTTGTCTGCCGAGTATACCATCCTCGAAGAGCATATCCCGCAGGATCAGGTGGCCGAGGTTATTATCCGCAAGCACCGTAACGGGCCCATCGGGACTATACTCCTGCACTGGACCAAGGAACATACACGGTTCGGAGAATTTTCGTATGTCAGCACGGATGATTATTTTTAA
- a CDS encoding uracil-DNA glycosylase, with product MISDDSGLLAAFVAQRMEMGETEWYFKPDMAQVKNAGSAKPRPAHVTPSAAAAARTGQEHPAVPEKDAGECARPDVSEEAIRAQSGLDELYGAVCGCTRCGLGSLRKKFVFGDGNPDADIMFIGEAPGADEDAQGLPFVGRAGQLLTRMIEAIKFTRREVYIGNILKCRPPGNRDPKADEIEMCEPILIRQIEIIKPAIICALGRIAGQTLLRTNSTLGALRGKVHDYHGVKLMVTYHPAALLRNPNWKPGAWEDLKFLRREYDGLEIV from the coding sequence ATGATTTCAGACGATTCCGGGCTTCTCGCCGCGTTTGTTGCCCAGCGCATGGAAATGGGCGAGACAGAATGGTATTTCAAGCCCGATATGGCACAGGTAAAGAACGCCGGATCGGCAAAACCACGACCGGCGCATGTCACACCCTCGGCTGCAGCGGCTGCACGGACAGGACAGGAACACCCGGCCGTCCCTGAAAAAGACGCGGGTGAATGCGCTCGCCCGGATGTGAGTGAAGAAGCCATCAGAGCCCAGTCGGGTCTTGACGAACTATACGGAGCGGTATGCGGGTGCACACGGTGCGGTCTGGGTTCTCTGAGGAAAAAGTTTGTGTTCGGTGACGGCAACCCCGATGCGGATATCATGTTCATCGGCGAAGCTCCGGGAGCCGATGAAGATGCCCAGGGACTGCCGTTTGTCGGACGCGCCGGGCAGCTTCTCACCCGTATGATAGAAGCCATCAAATTCACCCGCAGAGAGGTGTACATCGGGAACATTCTCAAGTGCCGCCCTCCCGGAAACCGCGATCCCAAGGCCGACGAAATCGAGATGTGCGAACCGATTCTCATCAGGCAGATCGAAATAATCAAGCCTGCCATTATCTGCGCCCTCGGGAGGATAGCCGGGCAGACACTTCTCCGGACCAATTCCACTCTCGGGGCTCTCCGCGGGAAAGTACATGACTATCATGGGGTGAAACTGATGGTGACATATCACCCCGCGGCGCTTTTGAGAAATCCGAACTGGAAACCGGGAGCATGGGAAGACCTCAAATTCCTTCGCCGTGAGTATGACGGATTGGAGATAGTATAG
- the gmk gene encoding guanylate kinase — protein MIFVISAPSGAGKTSVLHRVLEYHPELVFSVSVTTRQPRGNERDGIDYHFVDDKLFDEYIRKEEFVEWAVVHGCRYGTLKSEVQAALDRGRSVIMDTDTVGAFAIKKHYPEAVLIFITTPSPEILDDRLRKRDTESPERLEKRLSAAPKEIAKMKDYNYIVVNDILDSAVSRLHCIIEAEKLRSGRVVLTLAEWRKYLG, from the coding sequence ATGATTTTTGTCATTTCCGCGCCATCAGGAGCGGGGAAAACGAGTGTTCTGCACCGGGTGCTGGAATATCATCCGGAGCTCGTTTTTTCCGTTTCGGTCACTACCCGTCAGCCGCGCGGAAACGAACGTGACGGGATCGATTACCATTTTGTCGATGACAAGCTTTTTGACGAGTATATCAGGAAGGAAGAATTTGTCGAATGGGCGGTTGTACACGGATGCAGGTACGGGACCCTGAAAAGCGAGGTACAGGCTGCCCTCGATAGAGGCCGTTCGGTTATCATGGATACCGACACGGTGGGAGCGTTTGCCATAAAAAAACATTATCCGGAGGCGGTTCTCATTTTTATTACCACGCCTTCGCCCGAAATTCTTGACGATCGTCTGAGGAAACGTGATACGGAATCACCCGAGCGTCTTGAAAAAAGACTGTCGGCCGCTCCGAAAGAAATAGCAAAAATGAAAGATTATAATTATATAGTAGTAAATGATATCCTGGATTCTGCGGTTTCGCGGCTTCATTGCATAATCGAGGCCGAGAAACTCAGAAGCGGGAGAGTAGTACTGACATTAGCTGAATGGAGGAAATACCTTGGTTGA
- a CDS encoding YicC family protein, with protein sequence MIRSMTGFGRAEYSENGSTIVVEIHSVNGRFFDVRMKLPRLLYEYELELRKITQEYVSRGKVSVTVNLNSMNARAEGLEMDYSLADKYIALSRDIARRYDIDDTMDTRTLMAFPDVIMSGDDTGLAEEFWARTEKVMRSALEIHRAMREKEGSAIGDDIQSRLAVINGYLGQIENRIPEVRESNRERLLKRLETLVGQDKMDEIRFSMEAALYADRLDVTEECVRFRSHNEQFAHEIAREITSGKKLLFLLQEMSREANTIGSKIMDAECAQIVVKIKEELEKMREQAENME encoded by the coding sequence GTGATACGAAGCATGACAGGCTTCGGAAGAGCCGAATACTCGGAAAACGGCTCGACCATCGTTGTCGAGATTCACAGCGTGAACGGCCGTTTTTTCGATGTGCGCATGAAACTTCCCCGGCTGCTCTATGAGTACGAGCTCGAGCTGCGGAAAATAACACAGGAATACGTCTCGCGCGGCAAGGTTTCCGTAACGGTGAACCTGAACAGCATGAACGCCCGCGCCGAAGGTCTTGAAATGGATTATTCCCTCGCCGACAAATATATCGCCCTGTCGCGGGATATTGCCCGGCGGTATGATATAGACGATACCATGGATACCCGCACGCTCATGGCGTTTCCCGATGTTATCATGTCCGGTGACGATACCGGGCTGGCCGAAGAATTCTGGGCCAGAACGGAAAAGGTCATGCGGTCAGCTCTCGAAATTCACCGGGCGATGAGGGAAAAGGAAGGTTCCGCCATAGGGGATGATATACAATCGAGGCTTGCAGTAATCAACGGGTATCTCGGGCAGATCGAGAACCGTATTCCCGAGGTCAGGGAATCCAACAGGGAACGGCTTCTCAAACGTCTGGAAACACTTGTCGGCCAGGATAAAATGGACGAAATCAGGTTCTCGATGGAAGCGGCGCTCTATGCTGACCGTCTCGATGTTACCGAGGAATGTGTGCGTTTCAGGTCCCATAACGAGCAGTTCGCCCATGAGATCGCACGGGAAATAACATCCGGGAAAAAGCTCCTGTTCCTGCTCCAGGAAATGAGCCGCGAGGCGAATACCATCGGCTCGAAAATAATGGATGCCGAATGCGCACAGATTGTGGTGAAAATAAAAGAAGAGCTTGAAAAGATGCGTGAACAGGCCGAAAATATGGAATAA